In Hemibagrus wyckioides isolate EC202008001 linkage group LG12, SWU_Hwy_1.0, whole genome shotgun sequence, the genomic stretch tttatcatttttttcttaaattaaatacacatttaatcTTCTTTAGAAAGTGATATTACAGAATTAAGTCCAGATGTAAGATTTCACAGAATCCATCAATTAAAGATGTAACTTTATTGTTAAAAGACCCAAAGTGTGAAACCTctgagtgtgtgatccaggagcctgagtgtgtgatccaggagcctgagtgtgtgatccaggagtctgagtgtgtgatccaggagcctgagtgtgtgatccaggagtctgagtgtgtgatccaggAGCCTTAGTGTGATCCaggagtctgagtgtgtgatccaggagtctgagtgtgtgatccaggAGCCTGAGCGCGTGATCCAGGAGCctgagtgtgtgatccaggagtctgagtgtgtgatccaggagtctgagtgtgtgatccaggAGCCTGAGCGGGTGATCCAGGAGCctgagtgtgtgatccaggagtctgagtgtgtgatccaggagtctgagtgtgtgatccaggagcctgagtgtgtgatccaggagcctgagtgtgtgatccaggagcctgagtgtgtgatccaggagcctgagtgtgtgatccaggagtctgagtgtgtgatccaggagtctgagtgtgtgatccaggagcctgagtgtgtgatccaggAGTCTGAGTGTGATCCAGGACCctgagtgtgtgatccaggagcctgagtgtgtgatccaggACCCTGAGTGTGATCCAGGAGCCTGAGTGCGTGATCCAGGAGCctgagtgtgtgatccaggagtctgagtgtgtgatccaggagcctgagtgtgtgatccaggagtctgagtgtgtgatccaggagcctgagtgtgtgatccaggagcctgagtgtgtgatccaggagcctgagtgtgtgatccaggAGCCTGAGTGCGTGATCCAGGAGCctgagtgtgtgatccaggagtctgagtgtgtgatccaggagcctgagtgtgtgatccaggAGCCTCCAACCTGGTTCTCCTCTAAAAACTTCTTTGACAAAATGACAGTGTTGAAGAGCTACTCCTGTCATATTATTaggaacatttatttacacagcttaTTGTCATTAACCAAACCAGTTGAATAAACTACTGCTGTatgaactttaaaaaaatgtcaatatcGAACatcatattttcatataacTTCACAAGCAGCATGTTAACTAGTCAAGAGAACGGGTTTGATGACTAGACTTATATGTGCCTATATGTGCGAAACTGCTTTCTCACTTTTAACCAAAATTAAGACGAAAGAACAAAACAAGCTGAATGTTTCTCCAGACATGAATGTTGCCCCATCGTCCTGTGAACCGGCTTGGGACCAGATTATGCAGAATAAGCGGGCCCACCCTTCTCATTAAAGTAAGTTATATATATGTGACTTGATTGTGtgtaaatttgtaaaatgtggttatatatatatatatttatgggTCACTCAatttaaaaagtgaaaaatgggTTGTGATTAAAAAAGTTTGAGAAACAACTGCTATGGACCATGCTAGAGGTCCGATATTAGGACTAAAGCTGCTGTTTTCCTCACTTTTACTTCAGTAAAGAAATTTTTGGTCTATTTACAATTTAGATGATGAAATCTATATTTATAGAAATCTGTCCTGCAGTCAGAGCCAGTGatgaatgtataataataaactctCACATCACAACAAAACACTGTATCTTCCTCAGATGAAGTCCACTTGAGCTGCTAACACAGTGGTGGAGCTTAGACTTCACTCCATTAATAATTTGATGTAAATTCACAATGAATCATCTGCATAAAACAATCACACAGTCCTACAGCACAGTCAGTAAAGTGTTCATTGTTAtcagttcatttattcatttatttgtttattttagttaAACACCCAGTAGCTGGTGAAGTAACCTGCAGTCAGAGTCgcagagaaaaaaatcaaagatgaaaaaaaaggcAACTAAGACTTTTGtgatgaacattttatttcattttcaattttttttggtgtaaAAATGACCAAGATTacgtgtgaaagtgtgtgaggtaACATGTATGAGGAtaatgagcgtgtgtgtgtgtgtgtgtgtgtgtgtgtaggtaagtAGAAATACAGCGCAAGTTAAGTCAGAAAAAAGTATTAGTTAAATATGTGATTACACAAATAATaattctgatctgatctgatctggtTTAGTCTGATTCAGTTGGATCTGGTTTAGTCTGATTCAGTTTAATATGATTCATTGACATTTTGCTGTTGTCGAATTTGTTGCCAAGACAATGAGTTCCATAAGATCTCACGTAAGCTCCTGCTCAAAGCTGGTATTTTGTGAGTCCAGTGGAGATCATGACATCATAACTCTTTCACTGGTCTGGTTTCATGATGTAAATTTGCCCGAGTTTATTATtaggttttcatttatttgtgttcTAAACTTGAACATTTACAACAAAAATTTAATATCCTTCTCCCCTCGTGGCCTGATTCAGTTgtgcatgatttaaaaaatcatcTTAAGGTCATTTCTATCACCTTGTGCTTGTTTTGTTGGTCTGGTTTCACCGAGTCAGACAtcagaagagacagacagaaatgaaaGAGTGAAATGAAAGAGAGTTGATTACACAGATATCATGTTGaaattcagtgtgtgattcagtgaccCGCGGTGTGCAGGTCTGCTCAGTAATGGCGGCCgttatagtagttgttgtttttgttgttgacagGTCGACTGCCGAAGTACTTCTGATAGGCCGCCTGGGAGCCATGGTAACGAGCCAACAGGCGACAGTGAAAGTAATTCTCACAAATCTCAGATCGAAGCTCAGCCTGAAACTTTCGACTGAAAAACAAGCATACTGTGATTCATGGCTGCAATGATAGACAGTAAAGATgctacaatgtgtgtgtgtgtgtatgtgtgtgtgtgtatgtgtgtgtgtgtatgtgtgtgtgtgtatatgtgtgtgtgtatgtgtgtgtgtatgtgtgtgtgtgtatgtgtgtgtgtatgtgtgtatgtgtatatgtgtgtgtgtgtgtgtgtgtatgtatgtgtgtgtatgtgtgtgtgtgtgtgtgtgtgtgcgcttacCCCGATTGGTAGCTCTTGCGGTTGTTGCGTCCAGGAACATTCATGAATGTGTTTGCTCTTAAGCCATTGAAGAAcatgtctgtcacacacacacacacacacacacacattttggggacgtatgtgaagaaagaatttggAAGGCTActtaaattaacacacacacacaacaaaggtGTAGCCAGACCTGGTACAGTGGAGTGACCAGTCATGATGGAGCAAACGGAACTCGATAGAGATGTTGTTCTTGTTGGTCAGTTTCGCATTACCTGACATCACTGCTAACTGTCTGGGGTGGAAATGAGTTCTAAAATGAATCTAAAATGAGCTCCGTTTTTAGACAAACTTCTAAAAGTGCATAGAAACATCACGGGATGCTTGAACACAGTATGGTACTTAATCACATTTCCTCCATGATCTAGAGTTTAATCGTGAAACTATAGCGAATGCTCAGTCTAGTGCTCAAATTCAGAAATAATTTTAaggaattcattttatttttcttaggtTTCGAGCTCCAGATTGCTTTTGAGAAGGAACTCTGACTGAAATTCATCATCACAATCAGAAGCAGATGGCAAAAATCATaaggaggtgaagaaggtagAGCTGGAGCAGCTGTGAGGAACAGCAGGCCAACAGGAAGGATCTGTGAATGTGGTTTCTGAGAATTTAAGAGTTTCGAGCCAAATTCCTGAACTTCTAGATCTCCAGCTTTACAGACATGTGCTTTATtaaatagaaagtaaacaaacaatcaaaacaagttattttatttaccttCATATGACTCATTACTCTCCTCAGAGTCTGTAGAGAAACACAAGAAGAGattattaggtgtgtgtgtgtgtgtgtgtgtgtgtgtgtgtgtgtgtgtgtgtgtgtgtgagttacaaACCATAGCACACTGCGACCACCAGGATGACACACAAAGTCACAAACCTAAGAAACGACCGCATGTTTGTCAcctgaaacataaaaaaaccacacacactttttcagaCATTAATAAGGACTTATTTTTAAATACCTGTGTTTAATGGTGTGTTTGGAGCAGCTACATGCCAAAAAATGGTTTTGTATGTTTACTTTAgtaattaaatacatttgtatttTAGTAAATTCTGGGTGAAGTATTTATGTAGGTGTGGtcaatctttgtgtgtgtggtcactctgtgtgtgtgtgtgtgtgtgtgtgttgactctGGAGGC encodes the following:
- the mgp gene encoding matrix Gla protein; translated protein: MRSFLRFVTLCVILVVAVCYDSEESNESYEDMFFNGLRANTFMNVPGRNNRKSYQSGRKFQAELRSEICENYFHCRLLARYHGSQAAYQKYFGSRPVNNKNNNYYNGRHY